Part of the Imperialibacter roseus genome, ATATTTAGTATTCCATTTTCAATCTGCGCCACGGCGGTGTTAGAACTTGAAAATGAAACGGTCAATCCTGAGGAAGCGGCTGCCGAGAGGGGAAAAGCCTCATCGCCAAATATCTTTTCGTTACGCTCAGCGAACTCTACGGTCTGGCTGGCTTTGTTGACTATGAATTGTCTTTCGACTGAGGCATCTTTGTAGTTCTCGTCTCCAGCTTGTATGGCGGTAATTGTCGTGGAGCCGCCACCAGTTATTGTTACGACATTTCCATCGATAGACGCAACAGAAGTGTTGGCGCTTGAAAACGTAACTGGGTTCCCCGAAGCACCTCCTGTAGCAGACAATTCAAATGCACCATCTCCAAAAGTTTTCTCTGGTAATTCGTCAAAAAGAAGGGTCTGCGCTGGTTTTTCGACAGTCAAAGTACCATTGATTCTAGTGAAATTATAATTGTCAGCTGATCCACCTGAGACAATAATAGGGTATTGCCCGGCCGTTGGCGAATCACCTGCCTCTGAGGTCACACTAATTTCCCCTGCAATAACACTAGCGTTTTCACCATTTACAAAACCTGTTAATGAATAGGTAAAAGATGGCACAGGGTCTCCGAAGGTGATGGTCTTATTGTCGGCCCGTAAGGTCAAGCGAGCAGGGTTGACGCTAAAAGACCTTTCCACAGAGACAGCCGGGTTAAAATAATAGTCTCCTTCCTGGCTTGCTCTTATAGTAACTTCACCAATTCCGATAAGTGCAACTGTTGTTCCTGCAAGGGTTGCAGGACCTGAAATGACCTCCAGCAGTACTTCCTGGTCTGAATCGCTGTTAGCCACGAGATCAAATTCGTCGCCATAAGTTTTGTTGCTAATTTCATTGAAAGTGATGGTTTGATCAACTGGCTCCACACTGGAATCGAATGTAAGCGTCCAATCGAAACCTTCAATACCGTAGTTATCATCCCAAAGAATCCATATTTCTTCTCCTTTAGTCAGGCTATTAACAGTTATCTCACTTTGGGAAGTACCTGCAAAATCGTCGCTGTAGGCAAAACTGCCGAGCCCGCAGGATTGATAAAGTATCAGATAGGTGTCTGTTGTTGTGTTGCCCATAGAGGAAATGGTGAGGTCGCCTTCTGCGGGTACATTGAATTTGAACCATTTAGGAGCTGAATCGGTCGTATTTGTTCCTATCACTGCCTCCAGAGGATCGGTACAACGATCGCCTGGTTCGTAGGGTGAAAATTCCAGACTCCAATCAAAATTAGAGGCCTGATACCATTGAATAAATATCTGATCCCCTTCGTTAAACCCTGGCACCAGCAAATCTTCGCTACCATAACCGCCTCCATAATAGGATAGGCTTTGACACGTACCGGTAAAAACGTTTACTGATCCCCAGACCTCCCTTGATATCTTCAGCTTACCGGCTGAAGGGGCTATATAGCTGTACCAGAAGTACGATAAGTTCGATTCAGGCAGGTGATTTGTTCCGACCACTGCTGTTTCGGGAAGATCGCAACTATCTCCAGCCGCCTCGTCTTCAACCACAAGTGTCCAATCAAAACCTTCTTCATAACCAAGCGACCATCGAAGCAAAATCTGTGTACCCTCATATAGAGATGGAACTGATATTTTTCCATAATAGTAATTGCCCCTATAAGTGAGAGTCTCACAAGAGTTAGAGTACACAGTAATGTCGGCATACGCATCTGATTCAATAGTCAGTTTACCGTCCCTGGGCATAGTAAAACTATACCATTTGTAAAAAGAGTAGGTATTGGCAATGGAATTGGTCCCTTCCTGGGCTTCAACCGCCAAAGAACAAATATCCCCGTCAGCTGGCGATTTATAACTTAGTGCCCAATCAAAATTTCCTCCAGAATTGTAATTCCACTTTATCAATACTTCATCACCAACTTCAACATTTTCCACATCAACATTTCCATAACCGGAGCCCAGCGTGTTTGGGTAGTCGCAGTTGTTTGACAAGACACTTACATAATCTTCACCTTCAGAGCGAATTGACAACATCCCCTCCTCCTCAACAGTAAAGGTGTACCAATAGTAGGAAGAGATTTCAGGCATCGAGTTTACACCAATTTGAGCTGTGGCAGGCAAGGTGCATTTGTCTCCCAATTGCGGTTCCTCAACGGAGATATCCCAAGAAAATCCTCCGGGGCTGGCTGACCATCTGATCATCATTTCGTCACCTTCAGAAACCTCAGGAACAGTTAAGTCTTCATATCCGGAAGTCAGCCAATAGTAGTTTTCACAGTCACCCGACAAAACATCTACATATTTCCACACGTTTGAATTGATGACCAGCTTTCCAGATTTAGTTGCTTGATATTTATACCAAAAGTATTGATTCTTGCTATCTGGTAGCACGTTCGTGCCGTCTACTGCTTCTTTGGCAATTTCACAATAGTCCCCTTCCTCGTAGTCTTCCAAAACTAGGATCCAATCGAAAGTATTGTAACCGTACCATCGGATTAACACCTCATCACCAGACTCAAGTCCGACGGCAGACGCACCCTTTGAGCCACCGCTTTGGTAATATAAACTCACACAATTACCTATATAAATAGAGCAACTCGAATTTTGATCTGGACTGATTAATGAAAGTTTTTGATTGCTGGGCATCACGAAGCGATACCACTGATCAACGTATCTACCAGTTGTGAATGTATTGGAACCCTCAATTGCGTCAATCGGTGCCTCGCAAAGATCCCCAGGTTCAAAGTCCTGTATGCCTATGCTCCAATCGAAATCGCCTCCATTGCCGGTGTCCCATTTGATAAAAAGCTGCATTCCAGCCTCAAAGACTGGCTTGGACGCCCCGCCATATCCGGATACAAAGCCATAAAGTTGCTCGCAATTATTATACTGAACATTAACCCATTTGTCTGTTTCAGACATTATTGTCAATCTACCGGTACTTGGAATTGTATAAGTGTACCAATAATAATCTAAGGTAGTTTCAGGCACATGATTAATCCCTTCAACCGCCGTCTCCGCTAAAGAACAATTGTCTCCCGACGAAAGCTCACTGATAGTCAAATCCCAGTCAAAGTTATCATAGCTGCCGGTATCCCAAACAATCCAAACCTTTTCACCCGGGCTTAAACTTGTGACACTGACTTGCCCATAGCCACCTATTTCATAGCTAAGAAGGTCACAATCGCCGGAATACACGGTGAAATAAGCATTTGTTTCCGAAGTAATATCCAATCTACCTTCGCTGGGCATTGTGAACTCATACCAGTATTTGTAGTAGTCAGTTTGTGGCAGGCTATTTGTTCCTTCGATTACCATCGATGTAGAGTTGCAGCCGTCGCCAGGCTCTAAGGGGGATTCCTCAATCACAAGTTCTGTCGCAGTGCTAAATCGTGTATAAACAGCGATGTACAACTCAGTTCCAAGCTCAACATCAGTTAGTGACGAACCCCGATATTGGCTATCAATCAACTCCAAATTGTCGCAAGTGCCCGAATAGGCGTTGACTGTGCTCCAGGGTGATGTGTCAAGTACAATTTTCCCTTCAGTTGCTTTGGTGTACTTAAACCAGTAAATCTTCCCTGACCCTTCAGGGATATAATTAACTCCGACAGAAGCTTCCGTTGAAAAATCGCACACATCCCCATCTGCCAGATCCAAAACACTAAAAGTCCAGTTGAAATCCCCTCCCTCTTCGACCCTAAATCTAACTATTACATTTTCATTGGCTTCAAACGAAACTGAGGCACCAGAGGAGGAAGAAGCATCCCAGTATAAATAGTCGTCAGTACAGTTACCATGCAAAATTTCAAAAGTAACAAGGCCAGGCGTTTCAACCACAATTCTGCCATCAACCGGCATTTGATAGCTGAACCAGTAGGATCCATAGGTGGCTGGCACGTAGTTTTCTCCTGTGACAACGGCCTTCGCTAAAGCACAGTTGTCTCCTTCATCGAGTTCAACTACGTCAATACTCCATTCAAAGTCGCCGCCGCCGCTTTCCAGGTTCCAGTAAATAAAAACCTCCTCACCTTCAGTGGCGTCAGCAAAACTTGCATTTCCAATACCTGATCCAGCATAGTATCTATTTTCGCAAGTATTGTAGCTAAGATTTACCCAAAGGTCGGTTGAAGAGGAAACTACCAGCTTACCATCATTTGGAATTATATAAGTATACCAATATTCGCTTTGCTCTGTAGCGGGAATGGTATTGACTCCTGTGACAGCCGTAACCGCTTCGCCACAGCTTGAGGCATCTTGGCCAAACAATTGGCTGTTAGAAAAAAAGACGAGCAATACAATATATATCAACAGATTACCCAGGGTAGAATTTTTTCTCATTGGTAAGGCTCAAAATTCGAATCAGCTCTAATTAACTACAAACTAGTGGGCCCTAAATATGTTGATTTTACCTTAAAATCAACAGTATTATTTAATTAAATAGCTGTGGAATTATACCACCAGAAGTGACCTTGCCAACAAAGATTTGTGAATCTTAAATCGTTACTAGTAAAAAACTGCCTTGAAGAGAAATCAACGAAAGAGCAACAGCTGCGACATACCTTAGTGATTGGCAATAAAACGACATTCTCAAAAAGTATATGATTTAAAATCTACCCCATCCTCTTCAAACTCCCACCCCTCACATAAACTTCCGCATCATGCCAGGGGATTTTGGTCCAGATTTGACCCGCATC contains:
- a CDS encoding MBG domain-containing protein; the protein is MRKNSTLGNLLIYIVLLVFFSNSQLFGQDASSCGEAVTAVTGVNTIPATEQSEYWYTYIIPNDGKLVVSSSTDLWVNLSYNTCENRYYAGSGIGNASFADATEGEEVFIYWNLESGGGDFEWSIDVVELDEGDNCALAKAVVTGENYVPATYGSYWFSYQMPVDGRIVVETPGLVTFEILHGNCTDDYLYWDASSSSGASVSFEANENVIVRFRVEEGGDFNWTFSVLDLADGDVCDFSTEASVGVNYIPEGSGKIYWFKYTKATEGKIVLDTSPWSTVNAYSGTCDNLELIDSQYRGSSLTDVELGTELYIAVYTRFSTATELVIEESPLEPGDGCNSTSMVIEGTNSLPQTDYYKYWYEFTMPSEGRLDITSETNAYFTVYSGDCDLLSYEIGGYGQVSVTSLSPGEKVWIVWDTGSYDNFDWDLTISELSSGDNCSLAETAVEGINHVPETTLDYYWYTYTIPSTGRLTIMSETDKWVNVQYNNCEQLYGFVSGYGGASKPVFEAGMQLFIKWDTGNGGDFDWSIGIQDFEPGDLCEAPIDAIEGSNTFTTGRYVDQWYRFVMPSNQKLSLISPDQNSSCSIYIGNCVSLYYQSGGSKGASAVGLESGDEVLIRWYGYNTFDWILVLEDYEEGDYCEIAKEAVDGTNVLPDSKNQYFWYKYQATKSGKLVINSNVWKYVDVLSGDCENYYWLTSGYEDLTVPEVSEGDEMMIRWSASPGGFSWDISVEEPQLGDKCTLPATAQIGVNSMPEISSYYWYTFTVEEEGMLSIRSEGEDYVSVLSNNCDYPNTLGSGYGNVDVENVEVGDEVLIKWNYNSGGNFDWALSYKSPADGDICSLAVEAQEGTNSIANTYSFYKWYSFTMPRDGKLTIESDAYADITVYSNSCETLTYRGNYYYGKISVPSLYEGTQILLRWSLGYEEGFDWTLVVEDEAAGDSCDLPETAVVGTNHLPESNLSYFWYSYIAPSAGKLKISREVWGSVNVFTGTCQSLSYYGGGYGSEDLLVPGFNEGDQIFIQWYQASNFDWSLEFSPYEPGDRCTDPLEAVIGTNTTDSAPKWFKFNVPAEGDLTISSMGNTTTDTYLILYQSCGLGSFAYSDDFAGTSQSEITVNSLTKGEEIWILWDDNYGIEGFDWTLTFDSSVEPVDQTITFNEISNKTYGDEFDLVANSDSDQEVLLEVISGPATLAGTTVALIGIGEVTIRASQEGDYYFNPAVSVERSFSVNPARLTLRADNKTITFGDPVPSFTYSLTGFVNGENASVIAGEISVTSEAGDSPTAGQYPIIVSGGSADNYNFTRINGTLTVEKPAQTLLFDELPEKTFGDGAFELSATGGASGNPVTFSSANTSVASIDGNVVTITGGGSTTITAIQAGDENYKDASVERQFIVNKASQTVEFAERNEKIFGDEAFPLSAAASSGLTVSFSSSNTAVAQIENGILNIKSAGEATITALQPGDGNYNLATATQLLVVNKASQAITFSEIGPTVCVSNGALTLSATSSSGLSVSYRVTGPASLLGTVLTLTAPGQVEVTASQGGNINYLPAEDVTIGFEVVDDTEQRAEQTISFSPIEDKTFRDDPFELVATASSGLDITLTIENGPATIDGFVVTLTGAGSVTIAASQAGNEEYVPAPEVTQTFMVGKATATIALSDLQQRADGTPKTPTVVIDPAFVDYVVTFVGESDEPVEPGSYEVVVEVEDNNYQGSVSETFLLLEALGVKHGDLELDIKAYPIPVVDYITIEMAGSTNRNQTAHKVVRLIDLLGRESFRGSFAGDKSTIDLTYHATGIYLLIVESEKGEVLKRVKVRKE